In Blastopirellula sp. J2-11, a single genomic region encodes these proteins:
- a CDS encoding GyrI-like domain-containing protein produces the protein MNATRQRYEAKILRVQLFIQNHLDEDLSLEHLAAAADYSPCHFHRIFRGIAGESADDYVRRLRMERAAQSLRYRRRSVLDVALDAGYGSHEAFTRAFVRTFGVTPSDYQTLEHPPASIKESLMSTLQYSSANVRIEIQPSRRLAYIRVVGQYNHENLNPAFGRIIQFAAANNLMTGCTECVGVYHDDPDVTAPEKQRADVGVTVDETFQPIDDIQVQTIPSGRCAILRHQGHYDTLHEAYRWFFAVWLPDSGHEPGDFPAYEVYVNDASQLPPEEWLTDICVPLGE, from the coding sequence ATGAACGCGACACGCCAGCGATACGAAGCCAAGATTCTCCGCGTCCAGCTCTTCATCCAGAATCACCTGGACGAAGATCTGTCACTGGAACATTTGGCGGCGGCGGCCGATTATTCGCCTTGCCATTTTCACCGAATCTTTCGCGGTATCGCTGGTGAAAGCGCTGATGACTACGTCCGCCGGTTGCGAATGGAGCGTGCCGCTCAGTCGCTGCGGTATCGTCGTCGCTCGGTGCTGGACGTTGCGCTCGACGCTGGATACGGATCGCACGAAGCGTTTACCCGCGCCTTCGTGCGCACGTTTGGCGTCACTCCCAGCGACTATCAGACGCTGGAACATCCGCCTGCATCGATTAAGGAATCTCTCATGTCGACCCTCCAATACAGTTCGGCCAACGTTCGTATCGAAATCCAACCCTCGCGCCGGCTGGCCTACATCCGCGTCGTCGGCCAATACAATCACGAGAATCTAAATCCCGCGTTTGGCCGCATCATCCAGTTCGCCGCCGCAAACAACTTGATGACCGGCTGCACCGAGTGCGTCGGCGTCTATCACGACGATCCCGACGTCACCGCCCCTGAGAAACAAAGGGCCGATGTCGGCGTCACAGTCGACGAGACGTTTCAACCGATCGACGACATCCAAGTGCAAACCATCCCCAGCGGCCGCTGCGCCATTCTGCGGCACCAGGGACACTACGACACGTTACACGAAGCCTACCGCTGGTTCTTCGCAGTCTGGCTCCCCGACAGCGGCCACGAACCCGGCGACTTCCCGGCGTACGAAGTCTACGTAAACGACGCCAGCCAACTGCCGCCAGAAGAGTGGCTGACGGATATCTGCGTACCGTTGGGGGAGTGA
- a CDS encoding DUF1003 domain-containing protein — protein sequence MAKRKFEIRCDICGKSFSADAVLPADLVRASVGKLIEQACPAWNDASHICVADLNRFRADYVQHSLETERGELSVLEDQVVESLRQHEILAENPDEEFEEQKSLGQRLADRVASFGGSWTFILLFGAVLVVWIMLNSITLLTTPFDPFPFILLNLVLSCLAAIQAPVIMMSQNRQEAKDRLRAEHDYRVNLKAELEIRHLHSKLDLLLTHQWQRLLEIQQLQTDLLEEIASRGSGRS from the coding sequence ATGGCGAAACGCAAATTCGAAATCCGTTGCGATATCTGCGGCAAGTCGTTCTCGGCCGATGCCGTTCTGCCGGCCGATTTGGTCCGTGCTTCGGTGGGCAAATTGATCGAGCAAGCGTGTCCTGCCTGGAACGACGCGAGCCACATCTGCGTCGCCGATTTGAATCGGTTCCGGGCCGACTATGTTCAGCATTCGCTGGAGACCGAGCGGGGCGAACTGTCAGTCTTAGAAGACCAGGTCGTCGAGAGTCTGCGACAGCACGAGATTTTGGCGGAAAACCCCGACGAAGAATTTGAAGAGCAAAAGTCGCTCGGGCAGCGACTCGCGGATCGCGTCGCTAGTTTCGGCGGCAGTTGGACCTTTATCCTGCTGTTTGGCGCGGTGCTGGTCGTCTGGATCATGTTGAACTCGATCACGCTGCTGACGACGCCGTTTGATCCCTTTCCCTTCATTTTGCTCAATCTGGTGTTATCTTGTCTTGCAGCGATTCAAGCGCCGGTCATCATGATGAGTCAGAATCGTCAAGAGGCGAAAGATCGCCTGCGGGCCGAACATGACTATCGCGTGAATTTGAAAGCGGAGCTTGAGATTCGCCATCTTCACTCAAAACTCGACTTGCTGCTCACTCATCAATGGCAAAGGTTGTTGGAGATTCAGCAGTTGCAAACCGATCTCTTGGAAGAGATCGCCAGCCGCGGGTCTGGTCGATCGTAG
- a CDS encoding FkbM family methyltransferase, whose amino-acid sequence MNKLRNLFSKRTWRRPSHTTVSPSSTSVVVGPSQDLRTTQSTQDVLQQLERWERVEFLQDAANFEMVNETLSALVGIEDHRRSDFDEHKHALAPILEIGSRQNDEQIWFGAAPATILAMSEAAESKSWGNLPHIISFFTDNEPYRSHAARFQKSVEDLEISSYSLIQIPSFQSWHEATAFKAKFIRDKLCELKQNVLWIDVDATLHNCHAHPFFEFADFAIHRHHRWQFASGTAFFAYSIPALTLIDKWIDLCTKEPLNWDQLLLQKAHAACADDVGLITFWLSQDYTKIDNDKWWDQSCRHRPRIVHHQASREVFKTQSKIAPEFDAEFKLSQSLSKVNSKHWPDIASVERHDVVENYHFKAWPGVNFRYEQLLTFVIEYYQQQNSAPFVVEVGAMDGVRFDPLHPWLVKYQLPGLLIEPIPDMFKLLKETYRDCANLIFENVAIDASVGARDMFRISEEAIALYGLESWAAGLSSFYNDRNALGGNQIDEETFQKIIPHIQQESVQTLPLADVLVRNNVQAVDVLQIDTEGHDYRVLATFPFHRFVPSVIHMEFYNLPRAEKMATFALLESNGYAYDIQGKDLCATKLRRPE is encoded by the coding sequence ATGAATAAGTTGCGAAATCTGTTTAGCAAACGCACTTGGCGCAGACCGAGTCACACGACGGTGTCTCCCTCGTCCACCTCCGTTGTGGTCGGCCCTTCTCAGGATTTGCGGACAACACAGAGCACGCAAGACGTGCTTCAGCAACTAGAAAGATGGGAAAGAGTTGAATTTCTTCAAGACGCTGCAAATTTCGAGATGGTGAATGAAACCCTTTCCGCACTAGTGGGGATTGAGGATCATCGGCGATCCGATTTTGACGAACATAAGCATGCGTTAGCTCCGATCCTGGAAATCGGTTCTCGGCAGAATGACGAACAGATATGGTTTGGCGCTGCTCCTGCGACAATACTCGCAATGAGCGAGGCTGCAGAATCAAAATCTTGGGGTAATTTGCCGCACATTATCTCATTTTTTACGGATAACGAACCCTACCGAAGTCATGCCGCTCGATTCCAGAAAAGCGTTGAAGACTTGGAGATTTCCAGTTACTCGCTAATTCAAATTCCATCATTTCAATCTTGGCACGAAGCGACCGCTTTTAAAGCGAAATTTATCCGAGACAAATTGTGCGAGTTGAAACAAAATGTCCTTTGGATTGACGTTGACGCTACCCTCCACAATTGTCATGCCCATCCGTTTTTCGAATTCGCAGATTTTGCTATCCATCGACACCATCGTTGGCAATTCGCTTCGGGGACGGCCTTTTTCGCGTATTCAATACCTGCATTGACGCTCATCGACAAATGGATTGATCTATGCACGAAGGAACCGCTGAATTGGGATCAGTTGCTGCTGCAGAAAGCCCATGCAGCATGCGCCGATGATGTCGGGCTGATAACCTTCTGGCTTTCGCAAGATTATACGAAGATTGACAACGACAAATGGTGGGACCAATCTTGTCGGCATCGTCCGCGGATAGTGCATCATCAAGCTTCGCGCGAAGTATTCAAAACTCAGAGCAAGATCGCGCCTGAATTTGATGCTGAGTTTAAGTTGAGCCAATCTTTGTCTAAGGTAAATAGTAAACATTGGCCTGACATCGCTTCCGTCGAGCGTCACGATGTCGTCGAGAACTATCATTTCAAGGCTTGGCCTGGCGTAAATTTTCGATACGAGCAGCTGTTAACATTTGTGATCGAATATTATCAGCAACAGAACTCCGCTCCATTTGTTGTGGAAGTTGGCGCAATGGATGGCGTTCGATTCGATCCGCTCCACCCTTGGTTGGTCAAATATCAATTGCCTGGCTTGTTGATCGAACCGATACCTGACATGTTCAAACTCTTGAAAGAGACGTATCGCGATTGTGCTAATCTCATTTTTGAGAATGTGGCGATTGACGCTTCTGTGGGGGCTCGCGACATGTTTAGAATATCGGAGGAAGCGATTGCCCTGTATGGACTTGAGTCTTGGGCCGCGGGACTATCCTCGTTCTACAACGACCGAAATGCGCTAGGCGGCAATCAAATAGACGAGGAGACTTTTCAAAAAATCATCCCCCACATCCAGCAAGAATCGGTTCAAACGCTACCGCTCGCTGATGTGCTTGTCAGGAATAACGTTCAAGCTGTCGATGTTCTTCAAATCGACACGGAAGGACACGACTATCGTGTATTGGCGACGTTTCCCTTTCATCGCTTTGTCCCGTCAGTAATTCACATGGAATTCTACAACTTGCCACGCGCTGAAAAGATGGCCACTTTTGCGCTTTTGGAATCGAATGGATATGCGTATGACATTCAAGGTAAAGATCTCTGCGCAACAAAGCTCAGGCGTCCTGAATAG
- a CDS encoding class I SAM-dependent methyltransferase — protein sequence MSEQPVSTWEAGEIGSLEIAPCPLCGGESITPLTVGDQHNVGLVTVLCDKCGQGFLRARPTQAWYEAFYRDAYWPRYFRESREQLQQAEVKHAQSILSTLENAFSSPEKVALDFGCALGGMLSAMKEIFPDVKACGYEESTEAGAYCRSNGFDVIDRDLGEIVRRYEGKCDLITSVNGLNRFARLGDCLAAIAACLSPTGQLILQLPDLSSDALRGIQFFQIAHVNYFTPQSIHRALARHGIKVDSIEHDPEGNGTLMTIKARKSAKAPEVSECGPEELQAILTNVAECCINIKASPNSKDSVQQRKRKKPLTRVSKAIFTPIIRKFSRILYQADPVETLERLAILEKKVNALEIGNRETLRRMEVMVMAQENADLMWLYQNREHRMDANVPNIFKENRRQFHKNRYRFASALTRGRRVADIACGVGYGSHLLLHQGGAESVTGIDLDNEAVAYASRAYGDPKIQFLCASGDQTPLETSSIDAVASFETIEHVPSDSGLLAEFHRILRPGGILICSTPNDWPVEDAEFHVRSYDLKAFEAAIEQYFQIKQMFNQNSGADWRFNHHQAPGITATTPKNQLLAECYIVVAEKK from the coding sequence ATGTCTGAACAGCCTGTGTCCACATGGGAAGCCGGAGAAATTGGTTCCCTCGAAATCGCACCCTGCCCTCTATGCGGGGGCGAGAGCATCACGCCGCTGACGGTTGGTGATCAGCATAATGTGGGCTTGGTGACAGTCTTATGCGACAAGTGCGGACAAGGTTTCTTACGAGCGCGTCCGACGCAAGCTTGGTATGAAGCGTTCTACCGTGATGCATACTGGCCGCGGTATTTCCGCGAATCGCGAGAGCAATTGCAACAAGCGGAAGTAAAACATGCGCAGTCAATTCTTAGTACGCTAGAAAACGCCTTCTCCTCTCCCGAAAAAGTCGCCCTTGATTTCGGCTGCGCACTAGGCGGCATGTTGTCGGCGATGAAGGAGATTTTTCCTGATGTGAAAGCCTGCGGATACGAAGAGTCGACAGAAGCCGGAGCTTACTGTCGTTCGAATGGGTTCGACGTCATCGATCGTGATTTGGGAGAAATTGTTCGGCGGTACGAAGGAAAGTGCGATCTAATAACATCCGTCAACGGGCTGAATCGTTTTGCACGTCTTGGCGATTGCTTAGCGGCGATTGCCGCATGCTTGTCCCCAACTGGGCAATTAATTCTGCAACTGCCTGACTTATCTTCGGATGCCTTGAGGGGAATCCAATTCTTCCAAATTGCTCATGTAAATTATTTCACGCCCCAATCGATCCATCGTGCGCTGGCCCGGCACGGTATAAAAGTCGATAGCATTGAGCACGATCCGGAAGGAAACGGAACTTTGATGACGATCAAAGCTCGCAAATCTGCAAAGGCCCCCGAAGTTAGCGAGTGCGGACCGGAAGAATTACAAGCGATTCTCACGAATGTCGCTGAGTGTTGCATCAACATCAAAGCGTCCCCTAACTCTAAAGATTCAGTTCAACAGCGAAAACGCAAGAAACCTCTAACGAGGGTCAGTAAGGCTATTTTCACTCCGATCATTCGAAAATTTTCGCGAATTCTCTACCAAGCTGATCCCGTAGAGACACTCGAACGATTGGCGATTCTCGAAAAGAAAGTGAATGCTTTAGAGATCGGGAATCGAGAAACTCTGCGTCGCATGGAAGTGATGGTAATGGCACAGGAGAATGCGGACTTAATGTGGTTGTACCAAAACCGTGAACATCGCATGGACGCAAATGTTCCCAACATCTTCAAAGAGAACCGCCGACAGTTCCACAAGAATCGGTATCGCTTCGCCAGCGCATTGACTCGAGGTCGTCGAGTTGCCGATATTGCTTGCGGCGTCGGCTATGGATCTCATCTTCTCTTGCATCAGGGCGGGGCCGAGAGCGTCACGGGTATTGATCTTGATAACGAAGCGGTTGCATATGCTTCACGAGCCTATGGCGATCCGAAGATTCAATTTCTGTGCGCCTCTGGCGATCAGACTCCACTCGAGACAAGTTCCATCGACGCCGTCGCTTCCTTCGAAACGATTGAACATGTCCCGTCTGATTCCGGATTACTCGCCGAGTTTCATCGCATATTGCGGCCAGGCGGCATATTGATCTGCTCGACGCCGAATGACTGGCCAGTAGAAGACGCTGAATTTCATGTGCGATCTTATGACTTGAAAGCGTTTGAAGCGGCAATTGAACAATACTTCCAAATCAAACAGATGTTCAATCAAAACTCCGGCGCCGATTGGCGTTTTAACCACCATCAGGCGCCCGGCATTACGGCCACTACGCCCAAGAATCAACTCCTGGCCGAATGCTATATCGTCGTCGCCGAGAAAAAATAG
- the mprF gene encoding bifunctional lysylphosphatidylglycerol flippase/synthetase MprF — protein sequence MKRLLSRLTPFAAVLIFCGAAWLLGHELRNYHWRDVRQSLSAMPPLKIALCAALMILNYVVLIGYDLLALKAIGRRLSLPRVAFASFTGFAASYNFGATLGGAPVRYRSYSVLGLSSVEILQLTLMLGGTFWIGVFAAGGLAFVFDPFQIPPDLHLPFKTVDGFGWVLLVIAASYMLMTYFWKKPFHVAGQEIRLPGPEIAAAQLGVAVADIVIAAGCLFVLLPSDIGMSYPQFLGVFLLASIAVVLTHVPGGIGVFELVILTLTESTAKDDVVAALLVFRVIYYLLPLFAAIVLLGAQEYRVHRQHVDPMAMQAVRIAAAVLPTLLAFAAFLAGVVLLLAGNTPVVGARITELKHYLPLPFLEASHFLGSVAGAALLLTARGLQLKLDSAWWAATLLLAAGVVTSLLKGFDYEAAILLSLVLAALLASRGRFYRKGSLVQERFTPGWIGMLALALLSALWLGFFSYRHVDYQNDLWWDFAFHGDAPRFLRASVGIAAVLLIFTVWRLLSRAPGPRTQPPTAEEMQAVQAIVAQAPRVTSTLALLGDKRFLFSEDRSAFLMYAVEKRSWIAMGDPVGPVQQWPELIWKYRELCDHYDGWPVFYQVAPENLSIYLDQGLTLLKLGEDGRVPVRDYSIAGSHYKNLRSTRNKLQKSGYTFEIIPHGQATELMPRLREISDGWLAEKHAVEKGFSLAYFDEAYLSHFDIAVIRNEENIVAFANILANQPKEEASIDLMRYDSSIPGLMDFLFIELLLWAKEEGFEWFNFGMAPLSGIEDRHLAPLWNKVAGLVYRHGDHFYSFEGLRAYKSKFKPIWAPRYLASPGGWALPQVLADVTRLIGRHRPGAEKQEEDQS from the coding sequence ATGAAACGGCTGCTTTCACGATTGACGCCGTTTGCGGCGGTTTTGATATTTTGCGGCGCCGCCTGGCTGTTGGGGCATGAGCTGCGAAACTACCATTGGCGCGACGTTCGGCAAAGCTTGAGCGCAATGCCGCCGCTGAAGATTGCGCTGTGCGCGGCGCTGATGATTCTCAACTATGTCGTTCTGATCGGTTACGATCTGTTGGCGCTGAAAGCGATCGGCCGGCGGTTGTCGCTGCCGCGGGTCGCTTTTGCATCGTTTACGGGGTTCGCCGCGAGCTATAACTTTGGCGCGACATTAGGAGGGGCGCCGGTTCGTTATCGCTCTTATTCGGTGCTAGGGCTCTCGTCGGTCGAAATTTTGCAGTTAACGCTGATGCTCGGCGGCACGTTTTGGATCGGCGTGTTCGCGGCGGGAGGGCTCGCGTTCGTCTTCGATCCGTTCCAGATTCCACCCGACCTGCATCTGCCGTTCAAAACGGTCGATGGCTTCGGCTGGGTGTTGCTGGTGATCGCGGCCAGCTACATGCTGATGACCTACTTTTGGAAAAAGCCTTTTCACGTCGCAGGACAAGAGATTCGCTTGCCGGGGCCAGAGATCGCAGCGGCGCAACTGGGCGTTGCGGTGGCCGATATTGTCATCGCGGCCGGCTGCTTATTCGTGCTGTTGCCGTCTGATATCGGAATGAGTTATCCGCAGTTTTTGGGGGTCTTTTTGTTGGCGTCGATCGCCGTCGTGTTGACGCACGTGCCAGGCGGGATCGGCGTGTTTGAACTGGTGATCCTCACGTTGACCGAGTCGACCGCCAAAGATGATGTGGTTGCGGCGCTGCTAGTTTTTCGCGTGATTTATTATTTGCTGCCGTTGTTCGCGGCGATCGTTTTGTTGGGCGCCCAAGAGTATCGCGTCCATCGCCAGCATGTCGATCCGATGGCGATGCAAGCGGTGCGAATCGCCGCCGCCGTGTTGCCGACCCTGCTTGCGTTCGCCGCATTTTTGGCTGGCGTGGTCCTGCTGCTCGCGGGCAATACGCCGGTCGTGGGAGCGCGCATTACCGAGCTGAAGCATTATCTGCCGCTGCCGTTTTTAGAAGCGTCTCACTTTTTGGGCAGCGTCGCCGGCGCTGCGCTGTTGCTGACGGCGCGGGGACTGCAGCTGAAACTTGACTCGGCCTGGTGGGCCGCGACTCTCTTGCTGGCAGCCGGCGTCGTCACTTCGCTGCTCAAGGGGTTTGACTACGAAGCGGCGATCTTGTTGTCGCTGGTGCTGGCCGCGTTGCTGGCGAGCCGCGGCCGCTTCTATCGCAAGGGCTCGCTGGTGCAGGAGCGGTTCACGCCGGGCTGGATCGGCATGCTGGCGCTGGCGCTTCTCAGCGCTCTCTGGCTCGGTTTTTTCAGTTATCGTCATGTCGACTATCAGAACGACCTGTGGTGGGATTTCGCCTTTCACGGCGATGCTCCCCGCTTTCTTCGCGCCAGCGTCGGCATCGCGGCGGTGCTATTGATCTTTACCGTCTGGAGACTCCTCTCTCGTGCGCCAGGTCCGCGTACGCAGCCGCCGACAGCCGAAGAGATGCAAGCGGTCCAAGCGATCGTCGCCCAAGCGCCGCGCGTCACGTCGACTCTGGCGCTGCTGGGGGACAAACGCTTCTTGTTTAGCGAGGATCGCAGCGCGTTCCTCATGTACGCGGTCGAAAAACGATCGTGGATCGCGATGGGAGATCCCGTTGGTCCGGTCCAGCAGTGGCCAGAGTTGATCTGGAAATATCGAGAGCTGTGCGATCACTACGACGGTTGGCCTGTCTTCTACCAGGTTGCGCCGGAGAATCTTTCGATCTATCTCGATCAAGGTTTGACGTTGTTGAAACTGGGGGAAGATGGTCGCGTGCCGGTTCGCGACTATTCGATCGCCGGCAGTCACTACAAAAATCTGCGCTCCACACGCAACAAGCTGCAAAAGTCAGGCTACACGTTTGAAATCATTCCGCATGGACAAGCGACCGAACTGATGCCGCGACTCCGCGAGATCTCGGACGGCTGGCTCGCCGAGAAACATGCGGTCGAAAAAGGGTTTTCGCTGGCTTACTTTGACGAGGCCTATTTGAGCCATTTTGACATCGCCGTGATTCGAAACGAAGAGAACATCGTCGCGTTCGCCAACATCTTGGCGAATCAACCCAAAGAAGAAGCGTCGATTGACCTGATGCGGTACGACTCTTCGATCCCCGGTCTGATGGACTTTTTGTTCATCGAACTGCTGCTCTGGGCGAAGGAGGAGGGATTCGAATGGTTCAACTTTGGCATGGCGCCGCTGTCTGGGATCGAGGATCGCCATCTGGCGCCGCTCTGGAACAAAGTGGCCGGCCTGGTCTATCGCCACGGCGACCATTTCTACAGCTTTGAAGGCCTGCGGGCCTACAAATCCAAGTTCAAACCGATCTGGGCTCCCCGCTATCTGGCGTCGCCAGGAGGTTGGGCGCTGCCGCAAGTATTGGCCGACGTGACGCGATTGATCGGGCGCCATCGGCCGGGGGCGGAAAAGCAGGAAGAAGATCAGAGTTAG
- a CDS encoding DUF3239 domain-containing protein, producing the protein MPIEFACPVCSKRFKVDDQHVGRKTTCKACGAAITVPEQGEAQLAGNSIGGSTLYDHSHKVKQGFEIATGDDDLIEAVSRHIEKHIGPVESVFHEIISETVHVDIFYVKPTQDRPYYTLITSGMAERPMTTPPGAEELAYAELILCLPASWPLTEKAFQDEANYWPIRWMKILARFPHDYETFFTVSHTIPGGNPPEEFDASTPMGCWMFIPPIMFDEAAWEMEHDGHTVHFLYMLPLHLDEMEFKLKVGYDEATDRLMDSFSIIELIDMQRPSFYQLEASGQLRAARQGIVVHCPCGATYDVETSLAGQTTPCRKCGQPVYASCSTLALSGKHPAGAAASHPAGVRMSLFRYYSYRPIEYLWWLIPLLLFLALGGLLHWGFFVLAALLLVPAALRPRALRYHFMDGDTCAAVVVSLEPPLLAVLTDVNATGFGDPQMVIKIMSHYLRELDGVPVKLGQKVVAAAFYTQDFSGEERDGPKRWGDFEPLPIQYGSGDPAALRHVMSQVSKNTWRQLQEGVKQIPRPFQPGIYDVDV; encoded by the coding sequence ATGCCGATCGAATTTGCTTGCCCGGTCTGCAGTAAACGTTTCAAAGTGGACGACCAGCACGTCGGCCGTAAAACCACTTGCAAAGCTTGCGGCGCCGCGATCACCGTTCCCGAGCAAGGCGAGGCGCAGCTCGCCGGAAATTCGATCGGCGGCAGCACGCTGTACGATCATTCGCACAAGGTGAAGCAAGGGTTTGAGATCGCGACCGGAGATGATGATCTGATCGAAGCGGTAAGCCGACACATCGAAAAGCATATCGGCCCGGTCGAATCCGTATTTCACGAGATCATTTCGGAAACGGTGCATGTCGACATCTTCTACGTCAAGCCGACGCAAGATCGTCCGTACTACACGCTCATCACCTCTGGCATGGCCGAGCGTCCCATGACGACGCCGCCTGGCGCCGAAGAGTTGGCCTACGCCGAACTGATTCTTTGCCTGCCGGCCAGTTGGCCCCTGACGGAAAAAGCCTTCCAAGACGAAGCGAACTATTGGCCGATTCGCTGGATGAAAATTTTGGCCCGCTTTCCACACGACTACGAAACCTTCTTTACCGTGTCGCACACGATCCCCGGGGGCAATCCGCCGGAAGAGTTTGACGCCAGCACGCCGATGGGTTGCTGGATGTTCATTCCGCCGATCATGTTTGATGAAGCGGCCTGGGAAATGGAGCATGACGGCCACACGGTTCATTTCCTCTACATGCTGCCGCTGCATCTTGATGAAATGGAATTCAAATTGAAGGTAGGCTATGACGAAGCGACCGATCGATTGATGGATAGCTTTAGTATCATCGAATTGATCGACATGCAGCGTCCCAGTTTTTATCAGCTGGAAGCTTCGGGACAACTTCGCGCAGCGCGCCAGGGGATCGTCGTCCATTGTCCCTGCGGTGCGACCTACGATGTCGAAACCAGCCTGGCCGGCCAAACGACCCCTTGTCGAAAATGCGGCCAGCCCGTTTATGCTTCGTGCTCGACGCTCGCGCTCTCTGGCAAACATCCAGCTGGGGCGGCGGCTTCACACCCAGCCGGCGTACGAATGAGCCTGTTTCGCTACTATTCGTATCGTCCGATAGAATATCTGTGGTGGTTAATTCCGCTCCTTCTCTTTCTGGCGCTGGGCGGTCTGCTGCATTGGGGATTTTTTGTTCTCGCGGCGCTGTTGTTGGTTCCCGCCGCGCTGCGACCTCGCGCTCTGCGCTATCACTTTATGGACGGCGATACCTGCGCGGCCGTGGTAGTTTCTCTGGAACCGCCGCTGCTGGCCGTGTTAACCGACGTCAATGCGACGGGGTTTGGCGATCCGCAGATGGTGATCAAGATCATGTCGCACTACCTGCGCGAGCTCGACGGCGTACCGGTCAAGCTGGGCCAGAAGGTCGTCGCAGCCGCTTTTTATACGCAGGATTTTTCGGGTGAAGAACGAGACGGACCCAAACGCTGGGGCGACTTCGAGCCGCTTCCCATTCAATACGGCTCCGGCGATCCGGCCGCTCTGCGGCATGTGATGTCCCAGGTTTCCAAAAATACCTGGCGACAACTGCAAGAGGGCGTAAAGCAGATTCCGCGTCCCTTTCAGCCTGGCATTTACGACGTCGACGTCTAG
- a CDS encoding glycosyltransferase family 4 protein — translation MIIIEYMRQAYLTSFLDEDVRRRTKYLIDTHDVISERCQVLSELGLWSFAPVTAENERNALSVADAIIAIQSHDARKFQALLPTSEVLVAMHPVQARYVSLPCEMDDSNIALGFLGSTNEPNVEAIKDLIAAIYPAVRARTKRRVTLLVAGQVCDAFRKKYAREYAARPEGVEFLGFLTDPEEFYRRTDIVVNPVSCGSGLKIKCVEGLARARPVVTTPIGAEGLEIAIGHGLFVSPTVEHFAQHVLQLIDDPNLLRRSSSQAYDFAEEHLSANAVFRSLEEWINCNCGDSPVLQVASSSH, via the coding sequence GTGATTATTATTGAATACATGCGCCAGGCATATCTCACCAGCTTCCTTGATGAGGATGTTCGTCGACGCACCAAATATCTGATTGATACGCACGATGTGATCTCAGAACGCTGTCAGGTTTTGTCAGAGCTAGGACTCTGGTCATTTGCCCCTGTCACTGCCGAGAACGAACGAAATGCGCTCAGCGTGGCGGACGCAATCATCGCGATTCAATCGCATGATGCGAGAAAGTTCCAAGCGTTGCTTCCGACCTCTGAAGTCCTCGTCGCGATGCACCCCGTGCAAGCCCGCTATGTATCGCTTCCTTGCGAGATGGATGACTCGAATATTGCTCTCGGCTTTCTTGGCAGCACGAATGAACCGAATGTCGAAGCGATAAAGGACTTGATCGCGGCCATTTATCCAGCGGTGCGAGCTCGCACAAAACGAAGAGTGACGCTCTTGGTCGCAGGGCAAGTTTGCGATGCGTTTCGCAAAAAATACGCCCGAGAATATGCGGCTCGACCTGAAGGGGTTGAATTTCTCGGGTTTTTGACAGATCCTGAAGAGTTTTATCGACGCACTGACATTGTTGTTAATCCCGTGTCATGCGGGAGCGGGCTGAAAATCAAATGTGTTGAAGGCCTTGCCCGCGCTCGTCCGGTGGTTACGACTCCCATTGGCGCGGAAGGTTTAGAGATTGCGATTGGCCACGGCTTGTTTGTATCGCCAACGGTCGAGCATTTCGCTCAGCATGTGCTCCAACTCATCGACGACCCGAATCTACTCCGTCGATCTAGCTCGCAAGCCTACGACTTTGCCGAAGAACATCTATCGGCAAATGCAGTGTTTCGTAGCCTGGAAGAGTGGATTAACTGCAATTGCGGCGATAGCCCCGTTCTGCAAGTCGCGAGTTCCAGTCACTAA